ATCATTATTGTATTTATTCTGACCTCCATACTTAGATCGAGATATTGGACATAGAATGCCAATCTTTAAAATGTAAAAAAAAAGGAGTAATCAGCTGTGACACGTTCACTAAAAAAAAATCCTTTTGTAGCTAATCATTTATCGGGAAAAATTGAAAAACTCAACATGAGGGAGGAGAAAGAAATAATAGTAACTTGGTCTCGGGCATCTACCATTATACCCACAATGATTGGCCATACAATCGCTATTCATAATGGAAAGGAAAATTTACCTATTTATATAA
This is a stretch of genomic DNA from Phoenix dactylifera chloroplast, complete genome. It encodes these proteins:
- the rps19 gene encoding 30S ribosomal protein S19 — encoded protein: MTRSLKKNPFVANHLSGKIEKLNMREEKEIIVTWSRASTIIPTMIGHTIAIHNGKENLPIYITDRMVGHKLGEFAPTLTFARHARNDNKSRR